The following DNA comes from Verrucomicrobiia bacterium.
CTGCCTGTCGAACCATCCGCGCGCGCCCGGCCGATGCCAGTCCGCCCAGCTGATTCCCGTCCGCAGCTTCTTCACGCCCAGTTTCTTCAACCAGTCCACTGCGAAGTCGAGGCGGTGATCTTCAAAGTGAAACCATTGGCAGATACCCATCGCCGGGTTGAAATGGTTCAACGCGGGTTTTGGGGTGCCGTCAGCGCGAATCAACCCGAGATAGAAATGCCGGTAATAGGCGCTCCCTTCGCTTTCCTTGTGGCGCGTCGTCGCTTCCCACGCCGGGGGCAAATCCATGAGGCTGTACCAGAAGATGCGGTCCACCTTCCCGAGCAGCAGCTCTTCCGTTCGCTTCAAGCCAAACACCTGCACTTCGTCGGCACCAAACGTCGAGACGCCGACCTCCGTCACCCAGATCGGCAGGTCCGTCACTGCGCGAATTTCGTCCAGCTTTTTGGGCCAGTCATTGATCTGCCAATGGTTCCAGTCGAGCGGGAAACCATGCACCGCGACGGCGTCGAGATGGTCGAGCAGCCCATTGTGTTCCAGCAGCGTGATGAAGATGGGATCAATCGGCGAAATGCCGCCCAGTATCAGCGGCAGGTCCGGCGCTTGCCGCCGAATCGCCGTTGCCCCGAGCCGTATCATTTCCGAAAACTCGCGCCACTGGGGATCCATCGTGAAGTCCCAGTGGGAGAGATTGTTGGGCTCGTTCCAGAGTTTGATGGCTTCGATCATGGTCGGATTCCTCGTTGCGAATAAAAGCCTGCACCAGTTCACGCGCGCGATTGTCGGTAAACTGCTGCGGCGGGGATTTCATGAAGTAACTCGACGGCCCGATCAGCGCACCTGCCATCCCCCGCTCCATCGCGAGTTTCGCGCAGCGGACCGCGTCGATGACAACGCCCGCGGAATTGGGCGAGTCCCAAACCTCGAGCTTCAACTCGCAGTTGAGGGGGACATTGCCGAACGTCGTGCCTTCCATGCGGATGTAGCACCATTTGCGATCCTCCAGCCACGGCACGTAATCACTCGGTCCGACATGCGCCTGCGCGTCCGACATTGCAAAATCCAACTGGCTCGTTACGGCCCGCGTCTTTGAAATCTTCTTTGACTCGAGCCGTTCCCGCTCGAGCATGTTCATGAAGTCCGTGTTCCCGCCGAAGTTCAGCTGATACGTGCGATCCAGGTGCACGCCGCGTTCGCGGAATAGGTTTGTGAGGACACGATGCGTGATCGTCGCGCCCACCTGCGACTTGATGTCGTCGCCAATGATCGGCAATCCGCGATCCGCGAATCGCTTCTGCCAGTAGGGCTGCGACGCGATGAAGACTGGAATGCAGTTGATGAACGCGCAGCCCGCTTCCAGGATCTGTTCGACGTACCACTTGGTCGCCATTTCCGACCCCACGGGAAGATAGGAAACCACGACGTCAGTTTTCGTTTCCTTGAGGATGCCCACGATGTCGGCCGTGGGCCCGGGCGCCTTGATCACGACGTCCTGCAGATATTTTCCCAAACCGTCATGGGTCATTCCGCGATGCACCTTGACGTTCAGGTGCGGCACTTTGGAGAACTTGTAGGTATTGTTCGGCTCCGCAAAGATGGCTTCCGAGAGATCCTTCCCCACCTTGGTGACATTGACGTCGAAAGCGGCGGTGAATTCGATGTCCCGAACGTGATAGCCGCCGAGCGTGACGTGCATGAGCCCGGGGACTGATTCCGACGGGTCGGCATTTTTATAAAACTCGACTCCCTGGACGAGCGACGAGGCGCAATTGCCTACGCCGATCAGGGCGACCCGGATTTTCTTCGCACGACCGTTGTCGAGGCGGTCCGCGCGAATAGTGTTCATTGGCTCCACGGTCCGAAACCATGTCCCAACAATTCGCAGAATTCATTGGGGTGAATCCATGCCTTCGAGGCGCGGTGATCCGCCGGCGGTCAAGGGATTGAGAAGCGCGCGGAGCATGGCGGAAAGCTGCACGGAGGGGCTGGGCTCCTGGGAATCCCAGCGCTCATCAAACGGGAACGGATCATCAGCCCATTCGCTGAGTTGCATGGAACAGGTTTCCGCCAGCTGCCGAATTTGCCGAAGCGCGCTGGCGTAAGGCGCGATGCCGGGTCGATCGACGAGCATGGCGATCATGGACTGCACTTCGCCCAATGAGCCGCGGCCGGCGGAAACGATTGCCACGAGATCCTCCGCGCTGCTGCGTTCGAATGCTTCGGCAATGCAGTTCGAAGCGGAGATCACGGCGCGATCGAGGCGGTCGCGAAAGCCGGTGGACAGTGGAATTTCACTTTCACCGAGAAGGTCTTGAACTGCGTTGTAGAGCTGTTTGGTTTCCTGCCAGACTGGAAGTTCCTCGAAGCTTTGATAATCCCTCATACCCTTTTTCCCTTTCCCTTGTTTCCCTACCCAACCTCGCTTGATGTTACCGCCTGCACTCGCGCGAGGTGTTGCGAGCACGCGCTCTGTGTTACCAAAACCAGTTGGGGAAGCAATCGGAAAGTTTACGCGCGGGCTCGGAATCTGCGCGCGATAAACAGAGACGCTCCCATGGCGGCGAGTGCGCCTTTGGTCGCATGGCGGGAACCGGTTGAAAGCTGGTTCTACTACCGGCGGCGTATGGTTCGTTTTTGCGCCAGGTGCTAGAACACACTTATTCAATTCAACCACCTGACACCATGATCGCCCTGAAACAACTTATCGAAGCTCCGGAATCAGACGCTTCCACGCTCTACGAAACTCTTGCCTACGTTGATGGTTTCGATGCCGTCCAGAACTGCGATTACGCGTTTGTCGCCTACAAGGAAACGTGCCGCGATTCAGGAAATTGGCGCGTGCGCATTCGTTCGTCCCAAACCGCGGGTGCGGTGTTTGAGCCGGGCATTATCCAATCAACCGCACGTTCCATCGCCGCCCAGGGAAGACCGTGGTTTCTGTGGGGCTATAGCTTCGATCCAAGCCCAGGCGACCCCCGCAAGATCCAATTCCGCGTCCATGTCAGCGACGGCGAACCGGCCAAAATCGAAATGCTGGTCCAGTTGCGCAACTTCGACGGAACGGCCGACGGTCTGCGATCGGTGAAGTTCGCCTGGCCCAACTGAAGCCGCATGAACCGCTGGGCCACTTATTTACTGGGACCCGAAACCGTGCTGACGATCATCACGTTCGTCATCTTCACTGTGTGCGCACGGCATTCGTCTGGCGAAGGGAAGGATGTGGAGCTATTGGAGAAAATCCTGATGGGCCTGGCGTTCTGGGTTGTGCCACTGGTGTTTGCTACGGTCTCTGTTCCCGGCGCGCGAAACTGGTGGTGGCTCGGCCGCGCAATTGGTCTCACATCGATCATGCTGCTGGTGATCGCCTGCCGGCTGATCAGCGGATTCGGAACCGGCGCAAAAGGACAAGACGCCGCGTTCATCCTGGTGATGATTCTCGGGATCGTCATGATTTCACTTTGCGCAGCGGTGAGCGGCGGATGGATTCTGTTTGATTTGCGCCCCGGATTCGCAAATTGGTTTCGGAATCATCGCTTTGTGGGCTCGCTGCTCGTGGCCGCGGGTGCGATCCCGATCGCGATAGCGCTGGGTCTTGTTCAAATCGCAGGCGTCACACTGGTGGCAAGCGTCTGGAGCAGCTTCAAACGTTGACCTATGCAGTTATTCCGTTCGCACCCGGTCCTGCTCGTCTGGCTGATCATCCTCACACTGGCCGGATTGCTTTGCGCAATCATCGGAATTGCGATGAGCCGTTCCGGCATGTCCCTCCGGCCCCTGTATTGGTTTGCGGGATTCTTCATGATTATCGGCGTGCCGCAGGTCATCGGCATTCTCATCCTTGCCAGGATCACTCTCAAAACAGAAGCGCCACGAGCCCGAGCGCTGGAACAACTCGCGACCAGCGCGGATCCCGTGACACGGTCCCCTGCCGCACAACTGCTGTTCGGATCCGATGCAGACGCCGACCTGGTTCGCGACGCAAGATCGCTTTTCGGCGAGGCGACTGCGAAATCAAAACGTGCGCAGTTTGCGGTGTTGCCTGGCGGAGAGACGGTTTTAATCGCGCAGTTCAATGGCGCTTCAAAGGCATCCAATGCGTGGTTTCATTACCTGCGGGATACTGGATTGAACCAGCTTGGCGGCAGAGGCGATTCGCAACGTGGGTACGCTGTGACGCGGCCGCAAGGCGATCGGGCCTACGTCGTCCAGTTGAACAGCCTCCTCGGCGTTTGGACGGGCAGCGACGACGCAGCCATTCGCCGTCGCATGGCAGCGGCCGGATTCAAAACGCCTGCGCGCGCGCCGTTGGAATCTGCAACCCTCCCACCGCAAAACGGCAGACGGGGCATTCGAACCAATCAAATGTTTGGTAAACTTGCGATCGCGAGCGGCTGCGCAGTTTATGTCCTCATCGTTGCTGGGTATTTCTTCAAAGGCAGTGCGTGGGCAAGCGGCGCCGAACCACGACCCGGCGTCGCTCCATTGAACATCGCGGAACTCGCCGAAAACCTGGAAGCCCTCAATGCATCGGAGGCGCCGTATGAAATCGTGCGCGGATCCAAACCCAACGAGTGGTTTGCCACGTGGCGATTTGCGGATGCACGCTGGATCGACCTCGCACGCGCGCGCGGCATCCGGCGTGTGTTTCGGATCCAGCTAACCCTGAACGAAACCGCGCGTCTCGTGCGCGCAACTGATTACAGCGCGCGCCATGACTGGTCGGCTGGAAGCGGCGGCGCTGACATCCGATGGAAAGCATCGATGGGAATCCTCTTCTTTCAGGCCGAGCGCGCGAACGTCGCTGGCGTGCAACTGGACGACGCTGGCAAACCGACAGGCGGCATTTCTTACGCGTATCAGTTTAATGCGGGTGAATTGAAGGAGCCGCTGAAGGCGATTGTTACAAGCGCTGGATGGCGATGGCGTCCAGTCGCGTGGCAGGGCCCAAAAGCGCTTCGCTGGCTGACGGAATAAATCGATAACAACGCCCGAGCTCAATACACATATGGAGAATCCGAACCCGACACAGTGGTGGAAGGAGGCATGCGACCTAGAAATGAACGGGCAAATAAGGGAGGCGGAGGAGGCGATCCGCAACGGCTGCCAGCACATGGCATATGCGATGGCGACCGCCGACCTTTATCGCCGGCGCATGTTGCGGCTGAAATCCGAAGGCGATGTCGCGGGCGCGGAGGAGGCATTTCAAAACGCGAGTCGATGGTCGGCGTCCTACGCG
Coding sequences within:
- a CDS encoding beta-xylosidase, which translates into the protein MDPQWREFSEMIRLGATAIRRQAPDLPLILGGISPIDPIFITLLEHNGLLDHLDAVAVHGFPLDWNHWQINDWPKKLDEIRAVTDLPIWVTEVGVSTFGADEVQVFGLKRTEELLLGKVDRIFWYSLMDLPPAWEATTRHKESEGSAYYRHFYLGLIRADGTPKPALNHFNPAMGICQWFHFEDHRLDFAVDWLKKLGVKKLRTGISWADWHRPGARGWFDRQMHALDDFDTTITLCFTPPSRGKAPNCTSPPQVPEEFAEFAAAVVQRYVTDWPARKTKQAAASVVSAGA
- a CDS encoding inositol-3-phosphate synthase produces the protein MNTIRADRLDNGRAKKIRVALIGVGNCASSLVQGVEFYKNADPSESVPGLMHVTLGGYHVRDIEFTAAFDVNVTKVGKDLSEAIFAEPNNTYKFSKVPHLNVKVHRGMTHDGLGKYLQDVVIKAPGPTADIVGILKETKTDVVVSYLPVGSEMATKWYVEQILEAGCAFINCIPVFIASQPYWQKRFADRGLPIIGDDIKSQVGATITHRVLTNLFRERGVHLDRTYQLNFGGNTDFMNMLERERLESKKISKTRAVTSQLDFAMSDAQAHVGPSDYVPWLEDRKWCYIRMEGTTFGNVPLNCELKLEVWDSPNSAGVVIDAVRCAKLAMERGMAGALIGPSSYFMKSPPQQFTDNRARELVQAFIRNEESDHDRSHQTLERAQQSLPLGLHDGSPVARVFGNDTARGNGDSAASAGPAADTGRHFAD
- a CDS encoding four helix bundle protein, coding for MRDYQSFEELPVWQETKQLYNAVQDLLGESEIPLSTGFRDRLDRAVISASNCIAEAFERSSAEDLVAIVSAGRGSLGEVQSMIAMLVDRPGIAPYASALRQIRQLAETCSMQLSEWADDPFPFDERWDSQEPSPSVQLSAMLRALLNPLTAGGSPRLEGMDSPQ